From the genome of Vigna angularis cultivar LongXiaoDou No.4 chromosome 11, ASM1680809v1, whole genome shotgun sequence, one region includes:
- the LOC128194677 gene encoding uncharacterized protein LOC128194677: MERAKHLWVLHFERMVASTSAQTLRILWKFGSIHLSHLDIGYVDRHFAAAFENELGPTWSLVDNNGHTHVVTYNMDTINPRITNGWGEMRNIYPQRLNDSHISFEYVGNNSFHITIYFGACSQESRESFIYDSTNYPDTSLFAVKLTKSQSQGSHLDLQSEFGNLIKSKGLTQVMLLGQKDVIMCSVLVSVTRNSTKFGKGWKEFCTEYGLKEGDVLLFEVNNLGNDIIVEVYINGCPCTLIHPISV; this comes from the exons ATGGAAAGAGCCAAACATCTCTGGGTTTTGCATTTTGAAAGAATGGTTGCCTCAACCTCCGCTCAAACATTAAGAATCTTGTGGAAATTTGGATCCATCCACTTATCTCATTTG GACATTGGGTACGTTGATAGACACTTTGCTGCGgcatttgaaaatgaattaggACCTACGTGGTCGTTGGTGGACAACAATGGTCACACACATGTGGTGACTTATAACATGGATACCATCAATCCTAGAATAACTAATGGCTGGGGTGAAATGAGAAACATATACCCTCAAAGGTTGAACGATTCCCACATAAGCTTCGAGTATGTGGGTAATAATAGTTTTCATATCACCATATATTTTGGTGCTTGCTCCCAAGAGAGTAGGGAGTCTTTCATTTATGATTCTACCAATTATCCTGATACGTCATTGTTTGCGGTGAAGTTGACAAAATCACAATCACAGGGAAGTCATTTG GACTTGCAAAGTGAATTTGGGAATCTTATCAAGAGCAAAGGCTTGACACAAGTTATGCTCCTTGGACAGAAGGACGTCATCATGTGTAGTGTTTTGGTTTCTGTCACTCGCAATTCAACAAAGTTTGGCAAAGGATGGAAGGAATTTTGCACGGAATATGGGTTGAAGGAGGGAGACGTCCTGCTGTTTGAGGTTAACAATCTTGGAAATGACATTATAGTTGAAGTTTATATTAATGGATGTCCCTGTACTCTTATACATCCAATCTCAGTCTAA
- the LOC128194678 gene encoding uncharacterized protein LOC128194678 has translation MVYDFLLEEHENFPMEHFCSLYILVGISEFLLPNRSGVVFPIIFDLVWELGCVAKYNWGSLVFQYFVESVCSASTTMKNETSISHIHVQGCAYLLQVWFCHHFVTSKSIYSTRVTKFPRLLNWIDMNIGDKFIKTALAKGSVVIDVGVSKEELCYGMVKDACEKFGIPFKKQNRGDKEKLISVVEEQTRVIADMQSSINDLRKLVEAKNEDKNEDFVEEPLWGSEDCCQSTSVQHEQQTPVFEGGFEMQQSTMYDRMKAQPRIRLKSVVKRTPYTAGGRRKQ, from the exons ATGGTATATGACTTTTTGTTAGAGGAACATGAAAATTTTCCAATGGAACATTTTTGCAGCTTGTATATATTGGTAGGGATATCAGAGTTCTTGCTTCCCAATCGAAGTGGAGTAGTATTTCCAATTATTTTTGACCTTGTTTGGGAGTTGGGGTGTGTGGCTAAGTACAATTGGGGCAGTTTAGTTTTTCAGTACTTTGTTGAAAGTGTGTGTAGTGCTTCAACAACAATGAAGAATGAAACAAGCATAAGCCATATTCATGTTCAAGGATGTGCTTACCTGTTGCAG GTATGGTTTTGTCACCATTTTGTGACATCGAAGTCCATTTATAGTACACGGGTAACAAAATTCCCAAGGTTGTTGAACTGGATTGATATGAATATTGGGGATAAGTTTATCAAAACTGCTTTGGCAAAGGGATCG GTTGTTATTGATGTTGGTGTGTCCAAAGAGGAGCTTTGTTATGGTATGGTGAAAGACGCTTGTGAGAAATTTGGTATTCCATTTAAGAAGCAAAATAGAGGAgataaggaaaaattaatttctgTTGTAGAAGAACAAACACGGGTAATTGCAGACATGCAAAGTAGTATTAACGATTTAAGAAAGTTGGTTGAAGcaaaaaatgaagataagaatgaagatTTTGTGGAAGAACCGTTGTGGGGAAGTGAAGATTGTTGTCAAAGTACATCGGTTCAACATGAGCAGCAAACCCCGGTGTTTGAAGGTGGTTTTGAAATGCAACAAAGCACAATGTATGATCGTATGAAAGCGCAACCCCGAATACGGCTTAAGAGTGTCGTAAAAAGAACTCCTTATACTGCAGGTGGTAGAAGAAAACAATGA